The following proteins are co-located in the Montipora foliosa isolate CH-2021 unplaced genomic scaffold, ASM3666993v2 scaffold_395, whole genome shotgun sequence genome:
- the LOC137987942 gene encoding protein NLRC5-like, which yields MAINLTYLESFFIFSLLEESQLQAFIQRLKGVAIARTEHAADLQQPFRPNPGEGPPAKDFTVDEIFVNVVIREGRVSYNFPTDRSKQLQVYPVASAEQTNPLRPQDIFDSCHRNVLAVGRPGIGKTMLCTRLLRFWASDDTKIQSQCEVAFLLKFRHLNSEPDLNLRELLTRAETVECLKDELWHCIKDNPSKVLLIFDGIDEFFSRSGIAKDDSRFNNTTEVRMPLCCLYKKLASGKLLHNCTQLITVRPTAVKDVRELKFDRTVEITGFTLEQVKEFVEKFTKDDDSGNLKEIWQHISTNINLFSLCYIPENCFIICHCLLQLINISSDAERKLPVKITEIYSISMKIFFYKHSRGKYSCSKTDLGSYMYKRFDELQPENDDVFKKLEKIAINGIESGKLVFESHEVSGLEDCGLLHRLPDRKPRKLGEPPRAQYCFAHLTVQEFFGAKHLVDTMLKDDLQRFVARHIRVGAWKVVMQFVAGLLEPKAGQQMTKSEIFTHLLPKKVERTDRSDLIWWPCSKEDKDLALDVCKCLYEIDGEQEKVKIQSKVAEIGFNAVGFSEMRVVPIHCYFQRVNFTPVLE from the exons ATGGCAATTAATCTTACTT ACTTGGAatcgtttttcattttctctctgcTAGAAGAATCGCAACTACAAGCATTCATACAGAGGTTGAAAGGTGTTGCCATAGCACGTACCGAGCACGCTGCAGATCTTCAACAACCTTTCCGACCAAATCCAGGTGAAGGGCCACCAGCTAAAGATTTCACCGTGGACGAAATCTTTGTCAATGTTGTTATTCGTGAAGGCAGAGTGAGCTATAACTTTCCTACTGACAGATCGAAACAACTTCAGGTATATCCCGTGGCCAGTGCAGAGCAGACTAATCCTTTACGACCTCAAGATATCTTTGATTCTTGTCACAGGAACGTTCTTGCTGTTGGTCGTCCTGGAATTGGGAAAACTATGTTATGTACTAGGCTTCTTCGATTTTGGGCTTCTGATGATACCAAAATACAATCGCAATGTGAAGTAGCCTTTCTTCTGAAATTCAGACACTTGAACTCGGAACCAGATCTTAACCTCCGTGAACTGTTGACTCGCGCAGAAACAGTGGAATGTTTGAAAGATGAATTGTGGCATTGCATTAAAGACAACCCAAGCAAAGTACTTTTGATTTTCGATGGGATCGacgaatttttttcaaggtcaggcATTGCCAAAGATGACTCTCGCTTCAACAACACTACAGAGGTGAGAATGCCTCTGTGTTGTCTGTACAAGAAACTTGCTTCTGGAAAACTTCTTCATAATTGTACGCAGTTAATAACAGTGAGGCCAACTGCTGTTAAAGATGTCAGAGAGCTAAAGTTTGATAGAACCGTTGAAATTACCGGATTTACATTGGAGCAAGTAAAGGAATTTGTGGAGAAGTTTACAAAAGATGATGACAgtggaaatttaaaagaaatatggcAACACATTAGCACCAACATCAACCTGTTTTCATTGTGCTATATCCCTGagaattgttttatcatttgtCACTGCTTACTACAACTGATTAATATCAGCTCTGATGCTGAGCGCAAACTACCAGTAAAGATTACTGAAATCTACAGCATTAGTATGAAGATATTCTTTTACAAGCACAGCCGTGGTAAATACAGTTGCTCTAAAACTGACCTTGGTTCTTACATGTACAAGAGATTTGATGAGCTTCAACCTGAAAATGATGACGTATTtaagaaactggaaaaaataGCTATTAATGGCATTGAAAGTGGAAAACTCGTCTTTGAATCACATGAAGTGAGTGGACTGGAGGATTGTGGGCTGCTTCACCGACTACCTGACAGGAAACCTCGAAAACTTGGCGAACCCCCAAGAGCTCAATACTGTTTTGCTCACTTAACTGTTCAAGAATTTTTTGGAGCCAAGCATCTCGTGGATACCATGCTTAAAGACGATCTGCAAAGATTTGTTGCCCGTCATATTCGTGTTGGGGCCTGGAAAGTTGTAATGCAGTTTGTGGCTGGATTGTTAGAACCCAAAGCAGGGCAACAAATGACAAAGAGTGAGATATTTACCCACCTTCTTCCGAAGAAGGTCGAGAGGACTGACCGGTCAGATCTGATCTGGTGGCCATGTTCTAAGGAAGACAAAGATTTGGCTTTGGACGTATGCAAGTGTTTGTATGAGATTGATGGAGAGCAGGAGAAAgtgaaaattcaaagcaaagtaGCAGAAATTGGTTTTAATGCTGTAGGTTTTAGTGAAATGAGAGTTGTTCCAatacactgttattttcaaagagttaatttcactccagtgctggagtga
- the LOC137987943 gene encoding uncharacterized protein encodes MPVGGRETSGTDSSSGETSDVSAPVTLDVGSLEDFNPKGDPHGLSQRWKRWKRAFNLYVSGKGVTNDLQKRSLLLHVAGMEVQEVYFTLVGEDTIATLQDTLKVLDDYFIPKANVPFERHLFRQIAQENSETVDQFVCRLRQRSVSCDFGEQEDDYIRDQVIDKCCSSHMRRKFLEKEGTLTLEDLLRIARSQEAVDRLIKVMVSNAGADQVNVVGGNKRSARSRVCYACGLDGHFSGGKRCPARGQGCRRCGGIGHFRVRCPQVMQRGSGELKGATSSGRNGPSRGKGVARGDKAGARSRFQSKPVKPREANRVACESASTTQQSCPTKSRVCVLGRTAW; translated from the coding sequence ATGCCCGTGGGCGGTAGAGAAACGAGCGGAACTGACTCTTCAAGCGGTGAAACAAGCGATGTAAGCGCTCCCGTTACTTTAGATGTTGGTTCTTTAGAAGACTTTAACCCGAAGGGCGATCCACATGGCTTAAGCCAGCGATGGAAGCGATGGAAAAGAGCATTCAATTTGTACGTTTCTGGAAAAGGAGTGACCAATGATTTGCAAAAGCGTTCTCTTCTGTTACACGTAGCTGGTATGGAAGTGCAGGAAGTTTATTTCACGCTAGTGGGCGAGGATACAATCGCTACTTTGCAAGACACCTTAAAAGTACTGGATGATTACTTTATCCCGAAAGCGAACGTCCCGTTCGAGAGGCATTTGTTTCGGCAGATCGCACAAGAGAATAGTGAAACCGTGGATCAGTTTGTCTGTCGGCTTCGTCAGCGTTCGGTTAGCTGTGACTTCGGAGAACAAGAGGACGACTATATTCGCGATCAAGTTATTGATAAATGCTGTTCAAGTCATATGCGTCGCAAATTCCTAGAAAAGGAGGGAACATTGACACTTGAAGATTTGTTGAGGATCGCGAGATCGCAAGAAGCTGTCGATCGTCTGATTAAAGTGATGGTATCAAACGCGGGCGCCGACCAGGTTAATGTGGTTGGTGGGAATAAACGTTCAGCTAGGAGCAGAGTATGTTATGCCTGTGGTCTAGATGGTCATTTTAGCGGAGGCAAGAGGTGTCCTGCACGTGGTCAAGGATGTCGAAGATGTGGCGGTATTGGGCATTTCAGAGTTAGGTGTCCTCAGGTTATGCAGCGAGGCAGTGGAGAATTGAAGGGAGCCACCAGTAGCGGTCGAAATGGTCCTAGTCGAGGCAAGGGCGTGGCTAGGGGAGACAAAGCAGGGGCGAGGAGTCGATTTCAAAGTAAACCTGTTAAGCCAAGAGAAGCAAATCGGGTGGCTTGTGAAAGTGCGTCAACAACCCAGCAGTCCTGTCCAACAAAGTCCAGAGTATGCGTTCTCGGTAGAACGGCCTGGTGA